One genomic region from Sphingobacterium multivorum encodes:
- a CDS encoding RICIN domain-containing protein, whose amino-acid sequence MRTNNMWLLLIFLLAIFSSCSRLEEKTLISESERSLKSNVSAQAVTSWPRPTPTLHVGGKYLKDPCDNNIVLHGVAITPSPWFNGCQYGANSGYCTWDNYNVQGALNYNKAVMDKLSSAADGWYLNYIRLHIDPYWTNDPGAPIPEDDISRFNYNRLVTYTDQVIVPLINHARSRGMYVILRPPGVCPHRIAVNDAYHTYLKTVWTFLSQHTALKNADNVMFELANEPVEILGTNGTWGMTGNEHFAALKNFFQPLVNIIRNNGANNVCWIPGTGWQSHYQGYVNNQITGGNIGYAVHIYPGYWGGVNTYQAFQNAWNTNVKPIADIAPIAITETDWAPQGYGTFGTGSTGTAGGNGFGANLKYIVDQSGNVSWNLLAPDDLLHKGDPNAGTAFNNDWEACAAPSKQWFQQYAASNYPMSNCTVTSLVNNGIYEIEFQTDANKVLDLKSGEDANGAALRPWTRNGANAQRWVAIDAGNGYWRFVSKASASSRCIDLTSNSNVLGTAIRLWQNYGNDAQAWKVTAVANGYYKITSKVDATRGWDVPNCTMDGNSNLQLWDYYGTSCQLFKFKFIAMN is encoded by the coding sequence GAAGAAAAAACATTGATCAGCGAATCCGAAAGAAGTCTTAAATCCAATGTTTCCGCGCAAGCCGTTACAAGCTGGCCGCGGCCAACCCCTACCCTACATGTCGGTGGCAAGTACCTCAAAGATCCCTGTGACAATAATATTGTCCTGCACGGGGTAGCCATTACACCAAGCCCTTGGTTCAATGGCTGTCAGTATGGAGCCAACTCGGGCTACTGCACCTGGGACAATTACAATGTGCAGGGCGCACTCAATTACAACAAGGCGGTCATGGACAAGCTCAGCAGCGCCGCCGACGGTTGGTACCTCAATTATATCCGTCTGCATATTGATCCTTATTGGACCAATGATCCAGGTGCACCCATTCCCGAAGACGATATCTCAAGGTTCAACTACAATCGTCTGGTTACTTACACTGACCAGGTCATTGTACCCTTAATCAATCATGCCCGCAGCCGCGGTATGTATGTCATCTTGCGTCCTCCAGGTGTATGTCCGCACCGTATCGCCGTCAATGATGCTTATCATACCTATCTCAAGACCGTATGGACTTTTCTGTCGCAGCACACTGCCCTAAAAAATGCAGACAATGTGATGTTTGAATTGGCTAACGAACCTGTTGAAATCCTTGGGACGAACGGTACTTGGGGAATGACGGGAAATGAACATTTTGCCGCGCTGAAGAATTTCTTTCAGCCCTTAGTCAATATCATCCGTAACAACGGAGCCAACAACGTCTGCTGGATACCCGGTACCGGTTGGCAATCCCATTACCAAGGCTACGTCAATAACCAGATTACGGGTGGCAACATTGGCTATGCGGTACACATTTATCCCGGTTATTGGGGCGGTGTCAATACCTATCAAGCTTTCCAAAATGCCTGGAATACCAATGTCAAACCTATTGCTGACATTGCGCCAATCGCTATTACAGAGACCGACTGGGCTCCACAGGGATATGGTACTTTCGGCACAGGATCTACGGGCACCGCTGGTGGTAATGGTTTTGGTGCAAATTTGAAATATATCGTCGATCAGTCTGGCAATGTCAGCTGGAACCTCCTTGCTCCCGACGACCTGCTCCATAAAGGCGACCCCAATGCCGGCACCGCCTTTAATAACGATTGGGAGGCCTGCGCTGCACCGAGTAAACAATGGTTTCAGCAATATGCCGCCTCCAATTACCCCATGTCTAACTGCACCGTCACCAGCTTGGTGAACAATGGGATTTACGAAATTGAATTTCAGACCGATGCCAACAAAGTCCTTGATTTGAAATCAGGGGAAGATGCCAACGGTGCAGCACTCAGACCTTGGACCCGAAATGGTGCAAACGCACAGCGCTGGGTAGCCATCGATGCAGGCAATGGTTACTGGCGCTTTGTCTCCAAAGCAAGCGCAAGCAGTCGTTGCATCGATCTGACAAGTAACAGCAATGTACTCGGAACTGCCATCCGGCTCTGGCAGAACTATGGCAATGATGCGCAGGCCTGGAAGGTCACAGCTGTAGCTAATGGCTATTACAAAATTACCTCAAAGGTAGATGCCACACGCGGTTGGGATGTACCCAACTGCACGATGGATGGCAACTCCAATCTGCAGCTTTGGGATTACTATGGTACATCCTGTCAGTTGTTTAAATTCAAATTTATAGCGATGAACTAA
- a CDS encoding sialate O-acetylesterase: MIFLLYGFSGTAAFAQDKNFHIYLCFGQSNMEGHGKFEPQDTMAIERFKVLSAVDCPDLERQYGQWSPARAPLTRCHTGLTPADYFGRTLVENLPKNIEVGVINVSVGGCHIQLFDQDSTASYVAKSPEWMKSMLAAYDNNPYQRLVALARMAQQKGVIKGILLHQGESNTGDRQWPNKVKKVYESLLRDLHLSAQDVPLLAGELLSAEAGGKCASMNAIIQTLPATIPTAHIISSKGCAGIGDGLHFSPAGYRQLGKNYAASMLKLLKKTTK, encoded by the coding sequence ATGATCTTCCTTCTATACGGTTTTTCAGGTACAGCAGCGTTCGCCCAAGACAAAAACTTCCATATTTACCTTTGCTTTGGACAATCCAATATGGAAGGGCACGGTAAATTCGAACCCCAGGATACCATGGCCATCGAACGGTTCAAGGTACTATCGGCAGTAGATTGCCCCGATTTAGAGCGGCAATATGGCCAATGGTCGCCGGCCCGGGCACCACTCACACGCTGCCACACCGGACTTACACCTGCAGATTATTTTGGCCGAACACTTGTAGAAAATCTTCCCAAAAATATTGAGGTCGGTGTCATCAACGTTTCAGTAGGTGGCTGTCATATTCAATTATTTGATCAGGACAGCACAGCAAGTTATGTTGCAAAGTCACCGGAATGGATGAAATCCATGCTTGCTGCCTATGACAACAATCCTTATCAGAGACTGGTAGCCCTAGCCAGGATGGCGCAGCAGAAAGGTGTTATCAAAGGTATTTTGCTTCATCAGGGTGAGTCCAACACTGGCGATCGGCAATGGCCCAATAAAGTAAAAAAAGTCTATGAAAGCCTCCTGCGCGATTTGCACCTGAGCGCCCAAGATGTCCCGCTGCTTGCCGGCGAACTCCTTTCGGCCGAAGCCGGCGGTAAATGCGCAAGCATGAACGCTATCATTCAGACACTGCCCGCTACCATCCCTACTGCCCATATCATCTCCTCCAAAGGCTGTGCAGGTATTGGCGACGGACTACATTTCAGTCCTGCGGGATACCGGCAGCTAGGCAAAAACTATGCGGCAAGCATGCTTAAATTGCTAAAAAAAACAACGAAATAA
- a CDS encoding TlpA disulfide reductase family protein: MKNLKIAALALAFLPLTLFAQQAGFQIKGTVPQAFNGKKVYLDYTKDGFPASDSSAIVDGKFSFKGTVEEPAYSRMVFDQDGKGKLIAQNIGDRLYFYLGNETYNMTIKDSLRTAAIKGSPLHNAYVAYLNEIGGGFMDIIDAGNKAFSAVKQDAPDANEQYKAIHEKFEARFEARRVKELAFAAKNPNSIFAVDALIDAANKRKLSEIEPLFLKLSKEVRQMTNARQLEARFLAERSVKIGNKAPDFSQPDTEGKLVNVSDFKGQYVLIDFWASWCSPCRAENPNLLKAYNKYKNKGLEVLAVSLDDTKGKNAWLKAIKDDGLPWIHVADLKGWSNEAAVLYGVRAVPQNYLVDPQGNIVAINIKGELLHQELAKIFGN; the protein is encoded by the coding sequence ATGAAAAATTTAAAAATAGCTGCCTTAGCGCTGGCATTTTTGCCCTTGACATTATTTGCGCAACAAGCCGGTTTTCAGATCAAAGGAACTGTACCACAAGCTTTCAATGGCAAAAAAGTGTATCTCGATTACACAAAAGATGGATTTCCAGCCTCGGATTCATCGGCTATTGTGGATGGCAAGTTTAGTTTCAAAGGAACGGTGGAGGAGCCAGCTTACTCCCGAATGGTGTTTGATCAGGACGGTAAGGGTAAATTGATCGCACAAAATATTGGCGATCGATTATATTTTTATTTGGGTAATGAAACTTACAACATGACCATCAAAGATTCACTGCGTACCGCTGCCATAAAGGGGTCGCCCTTGCATAACGCCTATGTCGCTTATTTAAATGAGATTGGCGGTGGTTTTATGGATATTATTGATGCGGGTAACAAGGCCTTTTCGGCGGTAAAGCAGGATGCTCCTGATGCCAATGAGCAGTATAAGGCTATCCATGAGAAGTTTGAGGCGCGATTTGAGGCGCGACGGGTTAAAGAGCTGGCATTTGCTGCCAAAAATCCCAATTCAATCTTTGCGGTGGACGCGCTTATTGATGCGGCCAATAAACGCAAGCTCAGTGAGATCGAACCTTTGTTTTTAAAGCTTTCCAAAGAGGTGCGTCAAATGACAAATGCGCGACAGTTGGAAGCACGTTTCCTAGCGGAGAGAAGTGTGAAAATCGGTAATAAGGCACCTGATTTTTCCCAGCCAGATACGGAAGGGAAATTGGTCAACGTATCCGATTTTAAAGGTCAGTATGTGCTGATCGACTTTTGGGCAAGCTGGTGTAGTCCCTGCCGTGCTGAAAACCCCAACTTATTGAAGGCATACAACAAATATAAAAATAAGGGCCTGGAAGTGCTCGCGGTTTCGCTGGATGATACAAAAGGAAAAAATGCCTGGTTAAAGGCCATTAAGGATGATGGATTGCCTTGGATACATGTCGCCGATCTAAAGGGCTGGAGCAATGAGGCAGCAGTGCTGTATGGCGTGCGTGCCGTACCGCAAAATTATCTGGTGGATCCTCAAGGAAACATTGTTGCTATCAATATCAAAGGTGAACTGTTACACCAGGAATTAGCCAAAATTTTTGGAAATTAA
- a CDS encoding PKD-like family lipoprotein — protein sequence MKRNVKRSRAILFFAIAALNLVVLGSCYKDKGNYAIDMPEGPQITGLDTLYEASVGDSLIIAPKITGIDAASLKCNWRIDVPEAIVPEANHYEGPTLRIVFGLQAKRYTARLTVTNTANGMKYFYNFKIQGATAFSRGSLVLSIQNGVSKLSFIKPDNSVQANIYEAINREPLPPDPMHIHYLKNQFTGNTPLGYWIISKQAGVRLDVNNLVKEAVKPGTLHDNFFLAPATIAVGNLLAHPQGVMMGVINGKFYGGTTNTWDQSNTYGMFGTYADGDYELAPEIILTTVDNNYSVIAFEKNKKQFIRINMYGSPMYFGTQYSPVNTEIFDPTKVGMDLIKMVQINNTDTYAYVKDGSGQLYELKFNANFNGPFMITAIHKRLFIKQEWINTETKMVATRNGYIYVAYKNQVFRYNPLNQQVELLKAAIKSDVSLLKLDDDENTLIAGAEGALYYIDIRVGKNGELLKTIDGLPGNPVDMTWRK from the coding sequence ATGAAAAGAAATGTAAAGAGATCAAGAGCAATACTATTTTTTGCCATTGCGGCTTTAAATTTAGTGGTTTTGGGTAGCTGTTATAAGGACAAGGGGAATTATGCCATCGATATGCCTGAGGGCCCGCAGATTACCGGATTGGATACTTTGTATGAAGCTTCGGTTGGCGATAGTCTTATTATAGCACCTAAAATTACGGGCATCGATGCGGCTTCACTGAAATGTAACTGGCGCATCGATGTACCGGAGGCAATTGTCCCCGAAGCCAACCACTACGAAGGGCCCACCCTACGCATCGTTTTTGGGCTTCAGGCCAAAAGATACACGGCGCGTCTTACGGTGACCAATACGGCAAATGGAATGAAATATTTCTATAATTTCAAAATCCAGGGAGCGACGGCTTTTTCGCGAGGATCACTTGTGTTATCCATCCAGAATGGGGTCAGTAAGCTGTCCTTTATAAAACCTGACAACAGCGTACAAGCCAATATTTATGAGGCGATCAATCGCGAACCATTACCACCTGATCCGATGCATATCCATTACCTCAAAAATCAGTTCACGGGAAATACCCCATTAGGATACTGGATTATTTCCAAACAGGCAGGTGTGCGCCTCGATGTCAACAACTTGGTTAAAGAAGCGGTGAAGCCCGGTACGCTGCACGATAACTTTTTTCTAGCTCCCGCAACGATTGCTGTCGGAAATTTGCTCGCTCATCCGCAAGGAGTAATGATGGGTGTCATTAACGGCAAATTTTATGGCGGAACAACGAATACCTGGGATCAATCGAATACCTATGGTATGTTTGGAACTTACGCGGATGGGGACTATGAATTGGCACCGGAAATTATATTGACAACCGTCGACAACAACTATAGTGTAATTGCTTTCGAAAAAAATAAAAAGCAGTTTATCCGAATCAATATGTATGGCAGTCCGATGTATTTTGGTACCCAGTATAGTCCCGTAAATACTGAAATTTTTGATCCGACAAAGGTGGGTATGGATCTGATTAAAATGGTACAGATCAATAACACAGATACCTACGCTTATGTGAAGGATGGTAGCGGCCAACTGTATGAACTGAAGTTCAATGCAAATTTTAACGGACCGTTTATGATTACGGCAATACATAAGAGACTCTTTATAAAACAAGAATGGATAAATACCGAAACAAAGATGGTGGCCACCCGCAATGGGTACATCTATGTGGCCTACAAAAATCAGGTGTTTCGCTATAATCCGCTCAATCAGCAGGTGGAACTGTTGAAGGCAGCCATCAAATCGGATGTCAGCCTGCTCAAACTGGATGATGACGAGAATACATTGATTGCGGGGGCAGAAGGCGCGCTGTATTATATAGATATCCGGGTAGGGAAAAACGGCGAGCTGCTTAAAACAATTGACGGTCTTCCCGGAAATCCCGTGGATATGACCTGGCGTAAGTAA
- a CDS encoding DUF4843 domain-containing protein, which translates to MKKNILLLLLLPLLLLWSCKKAVLTTYDRSANVYFDLSDTDRDSIVYTFAYDMTKAQDTVFVPVKVMGYRDQQARQYEAFVEKDSSTARADLHYEQLKPAYTIESDAGRAQLPIIVHNISELENQSVSLLIKLKASDDFGVENPALIRARIIISARLEQPAWWTMWLDNYSRVKHQLFLIVTEQRSLSTVGLDAPKNLYFVNLLLMMLNDPFKWVKDHPEKNYVLSSKDDGQTYQFYHVDNPNRSILLRKNSASGKYYFIDESGKEVR; encoded by the coding sequence ATGAAAAAAAATATTTTATTACTTCTGCTACTGCCGCTGCTGCTACTGTGGTCTTGTAAAAAGGCGGTTTTAACGACTTACGATAGGTCGGCTAATGTTTATTTCGATCTGAGCGACACGGATCGGGATAGCATTGTATACACCTTTGCCTATGATATGACCAAGGCACAGGATACCGTTTTTGTTCCTGTCAAAGTGATGGGATACCGTGATCAGCAAGCGCGACAATACGAGGCTTTCGTGGAAAAGGATTCATCAACGGCCCGTGCTGATCTGCATTATGAACAGTTGAAACCGGCCTATACCATAGAAAGTGATGCAGGCCGGGCACAGTTGCCCATTATCGTACACAATATCAGCGAACTTGAAAATCAATCTGTATCACTGCTCATAAAACTAAAGGCAAGCGATGACTTTGGTGTTGAAAATCCAGCCTTGATACGCGCGCGCATCATAATTTCTGCCCGATTGGAGCAACCGGCCTGGTGGACCATGTGGCTTGATAATTATTCGCGGGTAAAACATCAGCTCTTCTTGATTGTGACTGAACAGCGCTCACTTTCTACAGTCGGACTTGATGCACCCAAGAATCTCTACTTTGTCAATCTCCTGCTGATGATGCTCAATGATCCTTTTAAATGGGTGAAAGATCACCCGGAAAAGAATTATGTGCTGAGCAGTAAAGACGACGGACAGACCTATCAGTTCTATCACGTGGACAATCCAAACCGAAGCATCTTATTGAGAAAGAATAGCGCTTCGGGTAAGTATTATTTTATAGATGAATCAGGAAAGGAAGTCAGATAA
- a CDS encoding RagB/SusD family nutrient uptake outer membrane protein, protein MKKLTIVLILFTALSTLSCSKWLDIQPESEIDKSVLFSTEDGFKEALIGVYTRCAKDDLYGKELTIGTPEVLAQNYALSSNDPLRYQQTKLFKYNDGNFIGRKDNIWKGLYNGIVNANLILGEIDRKKQLFTGSNYQLIKGESLALRAYLHFDALRLFGPAPIVNDKIEAIPYVTTYSNKSTKLSTVSQLLDSVIRDLEDAKELLKVDPIRLKSYVIGYPTVGDTLKNSELQNKSLFLQNRRHRLNYYAVCGLLARTYLYSGDKVKALLNAREVIDVKKIPWTNATDFLAVDADKKDRIFYKELLFAWYIPGMNSTYNNDWFQDNNSAIYLDQDEAKTIYEVAGAGGGDMRYTQWFGTVSVGNSFISSIHKYRRNTLGDSFAANLHYLVAPAIRLSEIYYIAAECSYETSPAQAAAWLDEVREHRGIGQKVDISTDSKLRNELLKEYRKEMFAEGQLFFAYKRLNVPIVGQQGTTIPASQQIYVWPLPDDEIIYGQR, encoded by the coding sequence ATGAAGAAGTTAACTATAGTTTTAATACTGTTCACAGCCCTGAGTACGCTTTCTTGCTCCAAGTGGCTGGATATACAACCTGAAAGCGAAATCGACAAGTCGGTCCTCTTTTCTACCGAGGACGGTTTCAAGGAAGCCCTGATCGGCGTATATACGCGATGTGCTAAAGATGATCTTTATGGCAAGGAGCTGACCATCGGAACGCCAGAAGTGCTTGCGCAGAACTATGCGCTGTCAAGTAATGATCCCTTGCGTTATCAACAGACCAAATTGTTTAAATACAATGATGGTAACTTTATTGGTCGAAAGGACAATATCTGGAAGGGTTTATACAATGGTATTGTCAATGCCAATCTGATACTTGGTGAAATTGACCGTAAAAAGCAGTTATTTACGGGAAGCAACTATCAATTGATCAAAGGGGAGTCGCTGGCTTTGAGAGCCTACCTACATTTTGATGCTTTACGCCTATTTGGTCCGGCTCCGATTGTGAATGACAAAATTGAAGCCATTCCCTATGTAACGACCTATTCCAATAAATCCACTAAACTGTCCACGGTGTCACAACTTCTGGATTCGGTGATCCGAGATCTGGAAGACGCTAAAGAATTGCTCAAGGTTGATCCCATCCGCCTGAAATCCTACGTGATTGGTTATCCTACCGTCGGAGACACCTTGAAAAATTCAGAACTGCAAAACAAGAGTCTCTTTTTACAAAACAGAAGGCACCGGCTCAACTATTATGCCGTGTGTGGGCTGCTAGCGCGTACCTATCTCTATAGTGGAGATAAAGTAAAGGCATTGCTGAACGCACGTGAAGTGATCGATGTCAAAAAAATTCCATGGACCAATGCCACGGATTTCCTTGCCGTCGATGCGGATAAAAAAGATCGGATTTTCTATAAAGAGCTATTGTTTGCCTGGTACATCCCAGGCATGAACAGCACCTATAACAACGACTGGTTCCAGGATAACAACAGCGCGATTTATCTAGATCAGGATGAAGCAAAAACCATTTACGAGGTTGCAGGAGCCGGTGGCGGTGACATGCGCTATACGCAATGGTTTGGAACGGTAAGTGTTGGGAATTCCTTTATATCATCTATTCACAAATATCGAAGGAATACACTGGGCGACAGTTTTGCAGCCAATCTGCATTATTTGGTCGCGCCTGCGATCCGCTTGTCAGAAATCTATTATATCGCTGCTGAATGTAGCTACGAGACATCTCCCGCTCAGGCTGCAGCATGGCTCGATGAAGTACGTGAACATCGCGGCATTGGTCAGAAAGTAGATATATCAACCGATTCCAAACTTCGAAACGAACTTCTTAAGGAATACCGTAAGGAAATGTTTGCCGAAGGGCAATTGTTTTTTGCCTATAAGCGGCTCAATGTACCAATTGTCGGACAGCAAGGCACCACAATTCCAGCCAGTCAACAAATTTATGTTTGGCCGCTGCCTGATGATGAAATAATTTATGGACAACGGTAA
- a CDS encoding SusC/RagA family TonB-linked outer membrane protein — protein sequence MKLSCFSQATRPFLWLILAVLLQLGHKVNGQTVTYAGRNVPLMDVLQVVKIQTNYEVLGAKKILESAKPISIKADKMPLKLFLDKILSPQEIGYTIESKTIFLEKKTSPRKSEPKNLPPVEKSSQKQIRGQVLGRDRTPLSDVNISQLGNTIAVADKEGRFSFVGTMQPLTLSRVGYKNYTLALVENKDEYSVVMEEEANALEQVVVTGYQILKKDSYTGTAITKSGDELRQVNPQNVLQAMQVFDPSFKLLDNNLAGSNPNALPNINVRGSSSLPTGGNEVLRRDNITTTINMPAFILNGFEVSVQKVLDLDMTRIESVTILKDAAATAIYGSRAANGVMVITTKMPKDGKLQLTYTHESNVNMPDLTGYDVLHAADKLAYEKLVGLYDATIQRQPQDALDELYYQKLANVLGGVDTYWLSQPVRTAVGQKHGLYLEGGSETFRYGVDMRYQTRPGVMKGSGRNQYSGGLNFSYNLKGKFRFQNELAVTVVDGRESPYGNFADYVRMNPYYRMTDDQGNIIQEADVWTRVANSGSAQREYVLNPLYNATLNSFNKLGYTELLNNFSGDFDLSNGLRLRGQVSLLKRLNTDDNFRSPLANDFYFYPTAQTDEKGSYTSYTNNELYWDANIRLNWMRTIDLHSFNVVGGTNIRTESYDERSFKAIGFPNDRFTSVGFAKGYAENASPSSSLGASRLFGAFLSANYSYDNRYLMDATVRIDGSSKFGSNKRTAPFWSTGIGWNMHKEKWFANNVVSQLRLRATIGLTGSVQFDPYMSRTTYSYDKSNWYSSGLGSTVRNYGNENLTWQKTQSTDVGLDLGLWHDRLTLSPRYYHKITRDILADINLAPSTGFSSYKENLGDLENKGFELNANWIALKKEKWTLSLLANLVRNRNKIVRISNALKSYNERVDEAQQGSDLMAVPLLRYKEGQSLDAIYAVPSLGIDPENGKEVYIKKDGTLSYDWDARDIDVVGVATPKMEGFFGGTLRYKQFMMVAYFQTRIGGKTYNQTLVDRVENADPRYNVDSRVLEEKWKNPGDVTFYKSIQDLGQTRVSSRFIMPDNLFALQSLNLSYDAGKALSKKLALSSLRVGLVANDIFRWSSVKVERGITYPFARSVTFTLQAGL from the coding sequence ATGAAATTAAGTTGTTTTTCACAAGCGACCAGACCCTTTTTATGGCTCATTTTGGCTGTCTTGCTACAGCTGGGTCATAAGGTAAATGGGCAAACCGTAACCTATGCCGGGCGCAATGTTCCACTGATGGATGTGCTGCAGGTGGTCAAAATTCAGACGAACTATGAAGTGCTCGGAGCCAAAAAGATATTGGAGTCGGCGAAGCCAATTTCAATTAAAGCGGACAAAATGCCGCTTAAATTATTTCTTGATAAAATTTTAAGTCCGCAGGAAATCGGCTACACGATTGAATCGAAGACGATTTTCCTGGAAAAAAAAACAAGTCCACGGAAATCCGAGCCCAAAAACCTCCCCCCGGTAGAAAAATCATCCCAAAAACAGATTCGCGGACAAGTCCTTGGGAGAGACCGTACGCCGCTTTCCGACGTGAACATTTCACAGTTGGGCAATACCATCGCAGTGGCCGATAAAGAGGGACGTTTTTCTTTTGTCGGTACAATGCAACCGCTTACATTAAGTCGGGTGGGCTATAAAAACTACACGCTCGCCTTGGTCGAAAACAAAGATGAGTATAGTGTAGTGATGGAAGAAGAAGCGAATGCACTAGAGCAGGTCGTTGTTACCGGTTATCAGATACTAAAAAAAGATTCCTATACCGGAACTGCTATTACCAAAAGTGGCGATGAACTACGGCAGGTCAATCCGCAGAATGTGCTGCAGGCCATGCAAGTGTTCGATCCATCATTTAAATTGCTCGACAACAATCTTGCTGGATCCAATCCCAATGCTTTGCCAAATATCAATGTGCGTGGATCTTCTTCATTGCCCACCGGAGGGAATGAAGTGCTGCGAAGGGATAATATCACGACCACAATCAATATGCCGGCCTTTATATTAAATGGTTTCGAAGTAAGTGTACAGAAGGTGCTCGACCTGGATATGACCCGCATTGAAAGTGTCACGATCTTGAAAGATGCTGCTGCAACCGCCATATATGGTTCGAGAGCAGCCAACGGTGTGATGGTCATTACGACTAAAATGCCCAAGGACGGTAAATTGCAGTTGACTTATACGCATGAGAGCAATGTGAATATGCCCGACCTGACCGGATATGATGTTTTGCATGCTGCTGATAAATTGGCTTATGAGAAGCTGGTCGGGCTGTATGATGCCACGATTCAGCGGCAGCCACAGGATGCCTTGGATGAACTGTATTATCAAAAGCTGGCCAATGTCCTTGGCGGTGTGGATACCTATTGGCTGTCACAGCCTGTACGGACTGCGGTCGGGCAAAAGCATGGCCTTTATCTGGAAGGTGGTTCGGAGACGTTTCGTTATGGCGTGGACATGCGTTATCAGACCAGGCCCGGTGTGATGAAAGGATCGGGAAGAAATCAATATTCGGGCGGATTAAACTTTAGCTATAACCTCAAAGGTAAATTTAGATTTCAGAACGAGCTTGCCGTAACAGTGGTCGATGGACGTGAATCTCCCTATGGAAATTTTGCAGATTATGTCAGAATGAATCCTTATTACCGCATGACAGATGATCAAGGAAATATAATACAGGAGGCCGATGTATGGACAAGGGTAGCAAATTCGGGAAGTGCACAACGGGAATATGTCTTGAATCCACTTTACAATGCGACGTTGAATAGTTTCAATAAACTGGGATATACCGAATTGCTGAACAATTTCTCCGGTGATTTTGACCTCAGCAATGGACTGCGCCTGCGGGGGCAGGTGAGTTTGTTGAAACGCTTGAATACCGATGATAATTTCCGCTCGCCCTTAGCCAATGATTTTTATTTCTATCCTACAGCACAAACAGATGAAAAGGGTAGTTATACCAGCTATACAAATAATGAATTGTATTGGGATGCAAACATACGGCTCAATTGGATGCGTACGATTGATCTACATAGCTTCAATGTGGTCGGGGGAACCAATATCCGGACGGAAAGCTATGATGAGCGTTCTTTCAAAGCGATAGGCTTTCCGAATGACCGATTTACCAGTGTGGGATTTGCCAAAGGATATGCTGAGAATGCGAGTCCTTCGAGTAGCTTGGGTGCCTCCAGGCTATTTGGTGCCTTTCTCAGTGCTAATTATTCGTATGATAACCGTTATCTGATGGATGCTACCGTCCGTATTGATGGCTCTTCCAAATTTGGGTCCAACAAGCGTACTGCTCCATTTTGGTCGACAGGAATCGGCTGGAATATGCATAAGGAAAAATGGTTTGCCAACAATGTGGTCAGCCAGTTGCGGCTCCGTGCTACGATAGGACTGACGGGGTCTGTACAGTTCGATCCTTACATGTCGCGGACAACCTATAGTTATGATAAGAGCAATTGGTATTCCTCAGGGTTGGGAAGTACGGTCCGTAATTATGGTAATGAAAACCTGACCTGGCAGAAGACCCAGAGTACCGATGTCGGTCTTGATCTTGGACTTTGGCACGATCGTCTGACACTTTCGCCACGCTACTACCATAAGATTACCCGAGATATTTTGGCCGATATCAACTTGGCACCGTCTACGGGATTCAGCTCTTATAAAGAGAATCTGGGCGATCTTGAAAACAAAGGATTTGAACTCAACGCTAATTGGATTGCCCTTAAAAAAGAAAAATGGACGCTGAGTCTATTGGCAAATTTGGTACGGAACAGAAATAAAATCGTACGTATTTCAAATGCACTGAAGAGCTACAACGAACGCGTCGATGAAGCACAGCAGGGGAGTGATTTAATGGCCGTACCCTTGCTTCGCTATAAAGAAGGTCAGTCGTTGGACGCCATATATGCCGTCCCTTCCTTGGGGATAGATCCGGAAAACGGCAAGGAAGTGTATATCAAAAAAGATGGCACATTGTCGTATGACTGGGATGCACGGGATATTGATGTCGTCGGAGTGGCCACACCAAAAATGGAAGGATTTTTCGGCGGGACACTACGCTATAAGCAATTTATGATGGTCGCTTATTTCCAGACGCGGATAGGAGGTAAAACCTATAATCAAACCTTGGTAGACCGTGTCGAAAATGCCGACCCGCGCTATAATGTGGACAGTAGAGTCCTGGAGGAAAAATGGAAAAATCCTGGCGATGTGACCTTTTACAAAAGCATACAGGATCTGGGGCAAACGCGGGTATCCTCGCGTTTTATCATGCCTGACAATTTATTTGCCCTGCAGTCACTGAATCTTTCGTACGATGCTGGAAAAGCGCTGTCGAAAAAATTGGCGCTGTCGAGCCTGCGTGTTGGACTTGTTGCAAATGATATTTTTCGTTGGTCTTCGGTGAAAGTAGAACGCGGAATTACGTATCCATTTGCCCGCAGTGTGACTTTTACCCTACAGGCAGGATTATAA